Proteins from a single region of Crassaminicella profunda:
- the trmB gene encoding tRNA (guanosine(46)-N7)-methyltransferase TrmB codes for MRRRKKKGADEKLLSYTGYVLKDPGELKGKWNERFNNQNPIYLELGMGRGKFLTTLAKQHKDINFIGMEMKEEVLLKAVEKIHENPLENILFVWGDVTKILEYFEHEEIRRIFINFCDPWPKRRWAKRRLIHNRFLEMYKKLLSNQGEIHFKTDNEKLFEFSLNEFAGADLKLKNISLNLEESDFEGNVTTEYEEKFMQQGLKIYRCEGRK; via the coding sequence ATGAGAAGAAGAAAGAAAAAAGGTGCAGATGAAAAACTTTTAAGCTATACAGGATATGTATTAAAAGATCCAGGTGAATTAAAAGGAAAATGGAATGAAAGATTTAATAATCAAAATCCTATTTATTTGGAGTTAGGTATGGGCAGAGGTAAGTTTTTAACGACTCTTGCTAAGCAGCATAAAGATATTAATTTTATTGGAATGGAAATGAAGGAAGAAGTATTATTAAAGGCCGTTGAAAAGATTCACGAGAATCCTTTGGAAAATATTTTATTTGTATGGGGAGATGTAACTAAAATATTGGAATACTTTGAGCATGAGGAAATAAGGAGGATTTTTATTAATTTTTGTGATCCATGGCCAAAGAGAAGATGGGCTAAAAGAAGGTTGATTCATAATAGATTTTTGGAAATGTATAAAAAGTTATTAAGTAATCAAGGAGAAATTCATTTTAAAACAGATAATGAAAAACTATTTGAGTTTTCACTAAATGAATTTGCTGGTGCAGATTTAAAACTAAAAAATATTTCTTTGAATTTGGAAGAGAGTGATTTTGAAGGAAATGTTACAACAGAATATGAAGAAAAATTTATGCAACAAGGATTAAAAATCTATAGATGTGAAGGAAGAAAATAA
- a CDS encoding ANTAR domain-containing response regulator: MDSYRIVVADSSESSRKLICKLLNKKGYKTYQATDGAGAIRISRSVFPKLLIMDTNLWGMNAYEAARIIEEDQLSTVLFVTSNPTNSFYQKLKNMNVFAYVMKPIHPDQLYQMVEFSIMNGSKMHQLSKKIEKLESTLENRKKIDRAKGLLIEHLRISEEEAYKLLRRKSMDACISMDQMAEKIIKKYI, translated from the coding sequence ATGGACAGTTATAGGATTGTAGTTGCAGACAGTAGTGAAAGTTCTAGAAAACTTATTTGCAAACTATTAAATAAAAAAGGGTATAAGACTTATCAAGCAACAGATGGAGCAGGAGCGATAAGAATTTCTAGAAGTGTTTTTCCAAAACTTTTAATTATGGACACAAACCTTTGGGGAATGAATGCCTATGAAGCTGCTCGTATTATAGAAGAGGATCAATTGTCAACGGTACTTTTTGTTACGAGTAATCCAACAAATTCTTTTTATCAGAAATTGAAAAATATGAATGTTTTTGCTTATGTGATGAAACCCATTCACCCTGATCAATTGTATCAAATGGTAGAGTTTTCAATTATGAATGGGAGTAAGATGCATCAATTATCAAAAAAAATAGAAAAGCTTGAGAGTACTTTAGAAAACAGAAAGAAGATTGATCGAGCAAAAGGATTGTTGATAGAACATTTAAGGATTTCTGAGGAGGAAGCTTATAAGTTATTAAGAAGGAAAAGCATGGATGCGTGCATATCAATGGATCAGATGGCAGAAAAAATTATAAAAAAATATATATAG
- the glnA gene encoding type I glutamate--ammonia ligase: MGCNYTKEELLKKATELELEFIHLQFTDILGVMKNVSITIEQLEKALNNEIMFDGSSIDGFVRIEESDMYLRPDLSTFVVFPWTNHAKEARMICDVYKADGTPFEGCPRNTLKKVLKEAYDMGYTMNVGPECEFFLFHTDERGEPSLETHDNAGYFDLAPIDLGGNARKDMTITLKQMGFEIEASHHEVAPGQHEIDFKYEDALTAADNIMTFKMAVRIIAQRHGLHATFMPKPKFGINGSGMHINMSLETLDGKNAFYDGEGELELSKTAYHYLGGIIKHARSFAALTNPTVNSYKRLVPGYEAPVLIAWSASNRSPLVRIPAKRGNSTRIELRNPDPAANPYLALAAILKAGLDGIQNKINPPAPVMSNVYHMDDVEMKEKGITSLPENLYEAVNELSKDEVIKDAIGAHVYEKFTDAALYEWYEYSKSVSKWELDRYLRKF; the protein is encoded by the coding sequence ATGGGGTGTAACTATACGAAAGAAGAATTATTAAAAAAGGCAACAGAATTGGAACTTGAGTTTATTCATTTACAGTTTACTGATATTTTGGGAGTTATGAAGAATGTTTCTATTACTATTGAGCAATTAGAAAAAGCATTGAATAATGAGATTATGTTTGATGGCTCATCTATTGATGGATTTGTTAGAATTGAAGAATCAGATATGTACTTAAGACCGGATTTATCTACTTTTGTAGTATTCCCTTGGACAAATCATGCAAAAGAGGCAAGAATGATCTGTGATGTATACAAGGCAGATGGAACTCCTTTTGAAGGATGTCCAAGAAATACACTAAAGAAAGTATTAAAAGAAGCCTATGATATGGGATATACTATGAATGTAGGACCTGAATGTGAATTTTTCTTGTTTCATACAGATGAGAGAGGAGAACCATCCTTAGAAACCCATGATAATGCTGGATATTTTGATTTAGCGCCAATAGATTTAGGTGGAAATGCAAGAAAGGATATGACCATTACATTAAAGCAAATGGGATTTGAAATAGAAGCTTCTCACCATGAAGTAGCACCAGGTCAACATGAAATCGATTTTAAATATGAAGATGCCCTAACCGCTGCTGATAATATTATGACCTTTAAGATGGCTGTAAGAATTATTGCTCAAAGACATGGACTTCATGCTACATTTATGCCAAAGCCTAAATTCGGGATCAATGGTTCAGGAATGCATATTAATATGTCCCTTGAAACATTAGATGGAAAGAATGCTTTTTATGATGGTGAAGGGGAGTTGGAGTTATCTAAAACAGCTTATCATTATCTAGGAGGAATTATAAAGCATGCGAGAAGTTTTGCAGCTCTTACTAATCCTACTGTGAATTCGTATAAAAGATTGGTTCCAGGATACGAAGCACCAGTACTGATTGCATGGTCAGCAAGTAACAGAAGTCCATTAGTAAGGATCCCTGCTAAAAGAGGGAATTCTACAAGAATAGAGCTTAGAAATCCAGATCCAGCAGCCAATCCCTATTTAGCATTAGCAGCTATTTTAAAAGCAGGGCTAGATGGTATTCAAAATAAAATCAATCCACCGGCACCTGTCATGAGCAATGTTTATCATATGGATGATGTGGAGATGAAGGAAAAAGGAATAACAAGTCTTCCAGAAAATCTTTATGAAGCAGTAAATGAGTTATCTAAAGATGAAGTGATAAAAGATGCTATTGGAGCCCATGTATATGAAAAATTTACAGATGCGGCCCTTTATGAGTGGTATGAGTATTCAAAATCTGTTTCTAAGTGGGAGCTCGATAGATATTTGAGAAAATTTTAA
- a CDS encoding sigma-54-dependent transcriptional regulator, giving the protein MNRKKILVADDEEYIVRVIREELKSEGYEVDVAYNGEQVYTKLEKKKYDLAIIDNRMPKKTGMDVLKDIKKMNSTIIVIMMTAFGTIDNAVEAMRFGAYDYITKPFDNNDLICKIKEAFKVKHGIIYKMDNHEKEKSQLVGCSKEMIEIKRKIHKIKDLDTTILLTGESGTGKGVIAREIHELSNRSKMPFVHVNCAVLPQNLIESELFGHEKGAFTGANERKQGKFQLAAKGTVFLDEIGTLDHNLQAKLLTVLQDKKFERIGSSKIIELEGRIIAATNLNLEEAVSSNKFREDLYYRLNVISIECPPLRYRKEDIEELILYFVKKLNKRLGKHIERISSQVWNIFMDYDWPGNVRELENTLESAMALSNGNVLEEEDIPLRIRRKANSVINSIECSSRLSILEIQEIKIIEKALERNSGHREKTAKELGISRRTLQYKLKKFGLINKGNKY; this is encoded by the coding sequence ATGAATAGGAAAAAAATATTAGTTGCTGATGATGAAGAATATATTGTTAGGGTCATACGTGAAGAATTGAAGAGTGAAGGTTATGAGGTGGATGTTGCTTATAATGGTGAGCAGGTTTATACTAAACTAGAGAAAAAGAAATATGATTTAGCCATAATTGATAATAGAATGCCTAAAAAAACTGGTATGGATGTATTAAAAGATATTAAGAAAATGAATTCAACTATCATAGTTATTATGATGACTGCTTTTGGAACTATTGATAATGCAGTAGAAGCTATGCGATTTGGAGCTTATGATTATATAACGAAGCCATTTGATAATAATGATTTAATATGTAAGATCAAGGAAGCTTTTAAAGTTAAACATGGTATTATTTATAAAATGGACAATCATGAAAAAGAAAAAAGTCAATTAGTAGGCTGTAGTAAGGAAATGATTGAAATAAAAAGAAAGATACACAAAATAAAAGATTTAGATACGACCATATTATTAACTGGAGAAAGTGGCACAGGAAAAGGAGTTATAGCTAGAGAAATACATGAGTTAAGTAATAGAAGTAAAATGCCATTTGTACATGTGAATTGTGCTGTATTACCTCAAAATTTGATTGAAAGTGAACTTTTTGGTCATGAAAAAGGTGCTTTTACTGGAGCCAATGAAAGGAAGCAAGGAAAATTTCAATTAGCTGCTAAAGGGACTGTTTTTCTTGATGAAATTGGAACTTTAGATCATAATTTACAAGCAAAACTTTTAACGGTATTACAGGATAAAAAATTCGAAAGAATTGGTTCTTCTAAAATTATTGAACTTGAAGGGAGAATTATAGCAGCTACAAATCTTAATCTTGAAGAGGCAGTTAGTTCTAATAAATTTAGGGAAGATTTATATTATAGACTAAATGTTATTTCCATAGAATGTCCACCACTAAGGTATAGGAAAGAGGATATTGAGGAATTAATATTATATTTTGTAAAAAAACTAAATAAACGGTTGGGGAAACACATAGAAAGAATTTCATCTCAAGTATGGAATATATTTATGGATTATGATTGGCCAGGAAATGTTCGTGAATTGGAAAATACTTTAGAGAGTGCTATGGCATTATCTAATGGAAATGTACTAGAGGAGGAAGACATACCTTTAAGAATTAGGAGAAAAGCAAACAGTGTAATCAATTCCATTGAATGTAGCAGTAGGTTGAGTATTTTAGAAATTCAAGAAATTAAGATCATAGAAAAAGCACTTGAGAGAAATAGTGGACATCGCGAAAAAACTGCCAAGGAACTTGGTATATCAAGGAGAACCCTCCAATATAAATTGAAAAAATTTGGATTGATCAATAAGGGAAATAAGTATTAA
- a CDS encoding two-component system sensor histidine kinase NtrB, with protein sequence MHYSDVSCNVENTLKKMKRLEIDKTIHVDWLGIITFTMSGKFIIDGEMNCLKINNKLIVNLLRKKIRELEIIEDGIIFKFNENNRKINMIVSPIRAHENYKVFFICCTLDESYTERDLAIIKFVTKVSYENVLLDNEIIKERNYLKNLFNSVRSFIIGMDLNGNITTANLVACEVFGWQLKDIIGKNYSFFMDEEVKIKLQKSIGYVIDRNKSYYAKETIYSSSVGGKKIINLTISPINNNKDQVVGVVVIGTDVTKQKIYEREIEQLKQFAVLGELAAGVAHDIKNPLMSIRGCARILEKKLSEQLKYNEFIEPIIYEVDRINETIEQMLSYSFITKEENYSLLNINEVLEKCFNVIRFHKEFKYINIEKKFSKNLPLIKGNNVQLQQAFINILLNAVQAIEIEGVIRIESYNFEDENKVLVIISDNGNGIEKKEIDQIFQPFYSTKSGGTGLGLPIVKRVIEKHGGKIFVHSNVDKGTKFKVYLPY encoded by the coding sequence TTGCACTATTCAGATGTAAGTTGTAATGTAGAGAATACCCTAAAAAAAATGAAACGTTTAGAAATTGATAAAACAATTCATGTTGACTGGTTAGGGATTATTACATTTACAATGAGTGGAAAATTTATAATTGATGGTGAAATGAATTGTTTAAAAATAAATAATAAATTAATAGTGAATCTATTACGAAAAAAAATAAGGGAATTAGAGATCATAGAAGATGGGATCATTTTTAAATTTAATGAAAATAATAGAAAAATTAATATGATTGTTTCTCCTATACGTGCCCATGAAAATTATAAGGTTTTTTTCATATGTTGTACCTTAGATGAAAGTTATACAGAAAGGGATTTGGCTATCATAAAATTTGTTACAAAAGTTAGCTATGAAAATGTATTATTAGATAATGAAATAATCAAAGAAAGAAATTATTTGAAAAATCTTTTCAATAGCGTTCGATCTTTTATTATAGGTATGGATCTTAATGGAAATATCACAACAGCTAATCTAGTAGCATGTGAAGTATTTGGGTGGCAATTAAAGGATATTATAGGAAAAAACTATAGCTTTTTTATGGATGAAGAAGTAAAGATTAAATTACAAAAATCAATAGGGTATGTGATTGATAGAAATAAAAGCTATTATGCTAAGGAAACTATTTATTCAAGTTCCGTAGGTGGTAAAAAAATTATTAATCTCACCATTTCACCTATTAACAATAATAAAGATCAAGTAGTAGGAGTAGTAGTTATTGGAACAGATGTTACAAAACAGAAAATTTATGAAAGAGAAATAGAGCAATTAAAGCAATTTGCTGTATTAGGTGAATTAGCAGCAGGTGTTGCTCATGATATAAAAAATCCACTTATGAGTATTCGAGGATGTGCGAGAATATTAGAGAAAAAATTATCAGAGCAACTAAAATATAATGAATTTATAGAACCAATTATATATGAAGTAGATAGAATCAATGAAACCATAGAACAGATGCTATCCTATTCATTTATAACGAAGGAAGAAAACTATTCATTATTAAATATAAATGAGGTATTGGAAAAGTGTTTCAACGTTATTAGATTTCATAAAGAATTCAAATATATAAATATAGAGAAGAAATTTTCAAAGAATTTACCTCTCATTAAAGGCAATAATGTTCAATTGCAACAAGCATTTATAAATATTTTGTTAAATGCTGTTCAAGCTATTGAAATAGAAGGGGTTATAAGGATTGAAAGCTATAATTTTGAGGATGAAAATAAAGTATTAGTGATAATATCAGATAATGGAAATGGTATAGAAAAAAAAGAAATAGACCAAATTTTTCAACCGTTCTATAGTACTAAAAGTGGAGGGACAGGTCTTGGGCTTCCTATTGTAAAGCGAGTAATCGAAAAACATGGGGGGAAGATATTTGTTCATTCTAATGTTGATAAGGGAACAAAGTTTAAAGTTTACTTACCTTATTAG
- a CDS encoding acyl-CoA dehydrogenase family protein has translation MSVKSVLLNPNKYDVKHADEKTHNIMVKTMEFFEEKGLQSIRQDDRDYRWQDDWIKYQGENKIFATLLTSKGYGPNDSRFDLSRICEMSEILGFYGEAYQYPLQVSVLGVGPIWMGNNEEQKKELTKQLEEGHVFAFGMSEKEHGADLYSNECTIKPIGDGKYVANGNKYYIGNAQIAPKVTTLGKNAETGEWTYWVVDSRHRNYKYVKDIETPSIGQARVGEYEMIEYPLTDKDILKVGDEAFADGLSTVNIGKFQLGFSASGIAAHAFWEAITHTNRRVIYGKKVTNFPHIKAFLSEAFCRANAMKLYCLRNLDYFRSMSKNDRRYLLFNPIQKMKVTTQGSDVIRLIMDVVCAKGYETETYISDAYSTMDYLHRLEGTAHVNMALVMKFIKNYFFGNIDYPKVPIRNDAKDDSNVFEQRIGGLRKVKFPDYKKVYEGIENPNVKIFLKQIETFKEMMAKAAPDEKLVKNMDYMLNIGEIFTMIVYAQLVLEGCSLHNVDDALTDQIFGYFIKDINNYALNQMNSQINTELQEKYLQELALRKPIIDKEKDLKFWKEFVQIQDGVYVMNGSVIGVE, from the coding sequence ATGTCAGTAAAATCAGTATTATTAAATCCAAATAAATATGATGTGAAACATGCCGACGAAAAAACCCATAATATAATGGTGAAAACCATGGAGTTTTTCGAGGAAAAGGGACTACAATCAATAAGACAGGATGATAGAGATTATAGATGGCAGGATGATTGGATCAAATATCAAGGTGAAAATAAAATTTTTGCCACATTGCTTACTTCAAAGGGATATGGTCCTAATGATTCTCGTTTTGATTTATCAAGAATTTGTGAAATGAGTGAAATTTTAGGATTCTATGGTGAAGCATATCAATATCCATTACAGGTTTCTGTTCTAGGTGTTGGACCTATTTGGATGGGGAATAATGAAGAACAAAAAAAGGAGTTAACGAAGCAGCTTGAAGAGGGGCACGTATTTGCCTTTGGTATGTCTGAAAAGGAACATGGAGCAGATCTTTATTCTAATGAATGCACAATTAAACCAATAGGTGATGGAAAATATGTTGCAAATGGTAATAAATATTATATAGGAAATGCTCAAATTGCTCCTAAAGTAACTACTTTAGGTAAAAATGCTGAAACGGGAGAGTGGACCTATTGGGTAGTAGATAGCAGACATAGAAACTATAAATATGTAAAGGATATAGAAACCCCATCAATAGGTCAAGCAAGGGTTGGGGAATATGAAATGATAGAGTATCCTCTTACAGATAAGGATATTTTGAAGGTTGGAGATGAAGCTTTTGCAGATGGATTATCAACAGTAAACATTGGTAAATTTCAATTAGGATTTTCTGCATCTGGTATAGCTGCTCATGCATTTTGGGAAGCAATTACTCATACAAATAGACGTGTGATCTATGGTAAGAAAGTCACTAATTTTCCCCATATTAAAGCTTTTCTATCTGAAGCTTTCTGTCGTGCAAATGCAATGAAACTTTATTGTTTAAGAAACTTAGATTACTTTAGGTCAATGTCAAAAAATGATAGACGTTACCTATTATTTAATCCAATTCAAAAAATGAAGGTTACAACCCAAGGTTCAGATGTAATAAGGCTGATTATGGATGTTGTATGTGCTAAGGGATATGAAACGGAGACATATATATCTGATGCCTATAGTACTATGGATTATTTACATAGACTTGAGGGAACAGCCCATGTAAATATGGCTTTAGTGATGAAATTCATCAAGAATTACTTTTTTGGTAATATAGATTACCCTAAAGTTCCAATACGCAATGATGCAAAGGATGATTCAAATGTATTTGAACAAAGAATAGGTGGATTAAGAAAGGTTAAATTCCCAGATTATAAAAAAGTTTATGAAGGAATAGAAAACCCTAATGTTAAGATTTTCTTAAAGCAAATAGAAACATTTAAAGAAATGATGGCTAAAGCTGCTCCAGATGAAAAATTAGTGAAAAATATGGATTATATGCTTAACATAGGTGAAATATTTACAATGATTGTATATGCACAATTAGTATTAGAAGGCTGTAGCCTTCATAATGTAGATGATGCATTAACGGATCAAATATTCGGATATTTTATTAAAGATATTAACAATTACGCATTAAACCAAATGAATAGTCAAATAAACACTGAATTACAAGAAAAATATTTACAAGAATTGGCATTGAGAAAGCCTATTATAGATAAGGAAAAAGATTTAAAATTCTGGAAGGAATTTGTGCAGATACAAGATGGTGTATATGTTATGAATGGATCTGTGATAGGTGTAGAATAA
- a CDS encoding acetyl-CoA C-acyltransferase yields the protein MREAVIVAYGRSAIGKAPKGSLRYTRPDEIAAQVVKGVLEKVPQLNNEDIDDIVMGCAFPEAEQGFNIARIIGQRVGLPECVPGMTINRFCSSGLQSIAIAANSIMTGQSDVVIAGGVESMSIVPMGGNIIAPNPYLMENYPEAYIAMGLTAENVALKYNVTREMQDKFSVESHKRAAKAQDEGKFDEEIIPIKAVRPIMGESGRIKNETFIFNKDEGVRKNSTFEGLTKLRPVFKAKGTVTAGNASQMSDGAAAVVIMSREKAKELRLKPLAIFKGFTVKGVAPEVMGVGPIEAIPKVLKITGLKKDDIDLIELNEAFASQSIACINELGLDIEKTNVNGGAIALGHPLGCTGAFLTVKIISELKRRNGKYGLVSMCIGGGMGAAAIIELVK from the coding sequence ATGAGAGAAGCAGTTATAGTAGCCTATGGTCGTTCTGCAATTGGTAAAGCACCAAAGGGAAGTCTAAGATATACTCGACCAGATGAGATTGCTGCTCAAGTTGTTAAAGGAGTTTTAGAAAAAGTACCACAATTAAATAATGAGGATATAGATGATATTGTAATGGGATGTGCATTTCCAGAAGCAGAACAAGGCTTTAATATAGCAAGAATTATTGGTCAGAGAGTTGGTTTGCCAGAATGCGTACCTGGTATGACGATCAATAGATTTTGTTCATCAGGATTGCAATCTATAGCTATAGCAGCAAATAGTATTATGACGGGTCAATCAGACGTAGTAATAGCTGGTGGTGTTGAATCTATGAGTATCGTTCCAATGGGTGGGAATATTATTGCTCCTAATCCATATCTTATGGAAAACTATCCAGAAGCTTATATAGCTATGGGACTAACAGCAGAAAATGTTGCCCTAAAGTATAATGTGACAAGAGAGATGCAGGATAAATTTTCTGTAGAAAGTCATAAAAGAGCAGCTAAAGCCCAAGATGAAGGTAAATTTGATGAAGAAATAATTCCTATAAAAGCTGTTAGACCTATCATGGGTGAATCAGGTAGAATAAAAAATGAAACATTTATTTTTAATAAAGATGAGGGTGTTAGAAAAAATTCAACTTTTGAAGGATTAACAAAGCTTAGACCTGTTTTTAAAGCAAAAGGTACTGTGACAGCTGGAAATGCTTCACAAATGAGTGATGGGGCGGCAGCGGTAGTAATTATGTCGAGAGAAAAGGCAAAAGAATTAAGGTTAAAACCCTTAGCTATATTTAAAGGATTTACAGTAAAAGGGGTAGCTCCTGAAGTTATGGGAGTTGGACCAATAGAAGCTATTCCAAAGGTTTTGAAAATTACTGGACTAAAAAAGGATGATATAGATTTAATAGAGTTAAATGAGGCTTTTGCTTCTCAATCTATTGCTTGTATCAATGAATTGGGCTTAGATATTGAAAAAACAAATGTAAATGGTGGTGCTATTGCATTAGGACACCCATTAGGATGTACTGGGGCATTCCTTACAGTTAAAATTATTTCAGAACTTAAGAGAAGGAATGGAAAATATGGTCTTGTAAGTATGTGTATAGGTGGAGGTATGGGAGCAGCAGCTATAATTGAACTTGTAAAATAG
- a CDS encoding 3-hydroxyacyl-CoA dehydrogenase/enoyl-CoA hydratase family protein codes for MNFNINKVAVLGSGVMGASIAAHIVGAGIPVCLLDIVPKELNEKEKAKGLTLKNPEVRNRFAKAGKDRVTNPKNKAIYDKELGEMIQIGNFSDHMDLLKECDWIIEVIVENLEIKKNFMKEINKYRKESTIVSTNTSGVSINKIVEEMPLEFRQHFLGTHFFNPPRYMHLFELIPGKDTLPGLVEFMSEFGTKRLGKGVVRAKDTPNFVANRIGTYAIVNAIQLMDKYGYSISKMDQLTGSIIARPKSATFRTLDMVGIDIFYHVAENFINNIGDEAEKTKFIVPEFVVNLINKGHLGNKTKKGFYKKIKTDQGKQKLVWDIEKEEYVPLSKEKIEAVEKAKKESNKLAAVVFGEEEENKFLWEVIKNVLLYSAEKVPQIADDYKEIDNAIMWGFNWKLGPFAIWDAIGFEKSVKRMKEEGEKIPSWIEERLKSKNNKFYDEDNFETPYIVISSSKNKVIKEKKNVALVDVGEGVACLQFKTKGNTITDEVMDMMHLAVEEVEKNYNGLIIGNQGKNFSAGANLMLVGKLATDKNWKALEDMVDKFQKANMALKYCKKPVVAAPYGMTLGGGAEITMHSQIATAHAETYMGLVEVGVGLVPAGGGIKESLIRSVENLGKATNGEMISHVKKAWENIATAKVSSSGFDAIKKGYLRKSDRMVMSKEYLIDEAKDTVLYLFENGFRPLQKKGVPVLGTSGKASLQYFVDFMLKGGFISKYDAYIANKVAHVITGGEVPAGINVAEEQILELEKEAFVSLCGEEKTLQRMEYMLRKGKPLRN; via the coding sequence ATGAATTTCAACATAAATAAAGTGGCAGTACTTGGTTCTGGAGTTATGGGAGCAAGCATAGCTGCTCACATAGTTGGAGCTGGAATACCAGTTTGTCTTTTAGATATTGTCCCTAAAGAATTAAATGAAAAGGAGAAAGCTAAAGGATTGACTTTAAAAAATCCAGAAGTTAGAAATCGCTTTGCAAAAGCAGGAAAAGATAGAGTTACGAACCCTAAAAATAAAGCAATATATGATAAGGAACTAGGAGAAATGATCCAGATAGGTAACTTCAGTGACCATATGGATCTGTTAAAAGAATGCGACTGGATTATTGAAGTGATCGTTGAAAATTTAGAGATTAAAAAGAATTTTATGAAAGAAATAAATAAGTATCGTAAGGAAAGTACTATCGTATCAACAAATACTTCAGGTGTATCAATAAATAAAATAGTTGAAGAGATGCCATTAGAATTTAGACAACATTTTTTAGGGACACATTTTTTTAATCCTCCTCGGTATATGCATTTGTTTGAACTTATTCCAGGGAAGGATACTTTACCAGGACTCGTTGAATTCATGAGTGAATTTGGGACGAAAAGATTGGGAAAAGGTGTTGTAAGGGCAAAGGATACTCCTAATTTTGTTGCCAATCGTATTGGAACATATGCCATTGTCAATGCAATCCAGCTCATGGATAAATATGGATATTCTATAAGTAAGATGGATCAGTTAACAGGTTCCATAATAGCTAGACCAAAGAGTGCTACTTTTCGTACTTTAGATATGGTAGGAATAGATATCTTTTATCATGTTGCAGAGAACTTTATTAATAATATAGGCGACGAAGCTGAAAAAACAAAATTTATTGTTCCTGAATTTGTAGTGAACTTAATCAATAAGGGACATTTAGGAAATAAAACAAAAAAAGGTTTCTATAAAAAAATTAAGACAGATCAGGGAAAACAAAAACTTGTTTGGGATATAGAAAAGGAAGAATATGTACCATTGAGTAAAGAAAAAATTGAAGCTGTAGAAAAAGCAAAAAAAGAATCTAATAAGCTTGCAGCTGTAGTTTTTGGAGAAGAAGAGGAAAATAAATTCCTTTGGGAAGTTATTAAGAATGTTTTATTATATAGTGCTGAAAAGGTTCCACAAATCGCTGATGATTATAAAGAAATCGATAATGCTATTATGTGGGGATTTAACTGGAAATTAGGTCCATTTGCTATTTGGGATGCCATTGGATTTGAAAAATCAGTTAAAAGAATGAAAGAGGAAGGAGAAAAGATCCCATCATGGATTGAAGAGAGATTAAAATCTAAAAATAATAAGTTCTATGATGAGGATAATTTTGAGACACCTTATATAGTGATTTCATCTTCTAAAAATAAAGTTATAAAGGAAAAAAAGAATGTTGCCTTGGTTGATGTTGGAGAGGGCGTTGCATGTCTGCAATTTAAAACGAAAGGAAATACAATAACAGATGAAGTAATGGATATGATGCATTTGGCTGTAGAAGAAGTAGAAAAAAATTATAATGGATTGATTATTGGGAATCAAGGTAAGAACTTCTCAGCAGGTGCAAACCTAATGCTTGTAGGGAAATTAGCCACTGATAAGAATTGGAAAGCATTAGAAGATATGGTTGATAAATTTCAAAAGGCAAATATGGCGTTAAAATATTGTAAGAAACCAGTAGTAGCTGCTCCTTATGGAATGACATTAGGAGGTGGAGCTGAGATTACCATGCATTCACAGATAGCAACTGCTCATGCAGAAACATATATGGGATTAGTAGAGGTTGGCGTTGGACTTGTACCAGCAGGAGGAGGAATTAAGGAATCATTGATTCGTAGTGTAGAAAATTTAGGGAAAGCAACGAATGGAGAAATGATTTCTCATGTTAAAAAAGCTTGGGAAAATATTGCTACAGCTAAAGTATCAAGCAGTGGATTTGATGCTATTAAAAAAGGTTATTTAAGAAAATCTGATAGGATGGTAATGAGTAAGGAATATCTCATTGATGAAGCTAAGGATACAGTGCTTTATCTTTTTGAAAATGGTTTTAGACCATTACAGAAAAAAGGTGTTCCTGTATTAGGAACTAGTGGGAAAGCTTCATTACAATATTTTGTGGATTTTATGCTTAAAGGCGGTTTTATTTCAAAGTATGATGCTTATATTGCCAATAAAGTTGCCCATGTTATAACTGGTGGAGAAGTTCCTGCTGGAATCAATGTTGCTGAAGAACAAATACTTGAACTAGAAAAGGAAGCTTTTGTAAGTCTTTGTGGAGAAGAAAAAACTTTACAAAGAATGGAATACATGTTGCGTAAAGGGAAGCCTTTAAGAAATTAA